In one Carassius carassius chromosome 48, fCarCar2.1, whole genome shotgun sequence genomic region, the following are encoded:
- the LOC132131173 gene encoding serum response factor-like isoform X2, producing the protein MLGGNGTARGAVRPGNGAGLTPLQVGSTSGALGPVNLPDGGRYDDRPSVEAVLSASDGDSDSGDDEESPALDRRGVKRERSEMEVGVSSGSHAGLSAGYGGVSSGVAGAKPGKKTRGRVKIKMEFIDNKLRRYTTFSKRKTGIMKKAYELSTLTGTQVLLLVASETGHVYTFATRKLQPMITSETGKALIQTCLNSPDSPPRTDPSTDQRMSATGFEETDLTYQVSEADGLTEPKEMLKPSFTSTNSTTTQSSASSSPSSSSVSMHTQSGATCWPVTAGMNAQSGSSANGTVLKGSPGGVMQLPSGFTLMPGGAMPQQLQAIQVHPSPQSSDSSPEIIQTSTSSTASHTATIVTSSVPSSVAGHMMYPGAHVMYATSSSALADGGLTVLNTFPQAPGAMHVSHTQGQDSGAVPQMFLTGPPGTVQIPVSAVPLHSMLINQQPSGSTLTELRVVNLDNPKGD; encoded by the exons ATGTTAGGGGGAAACGGGACGGCCAGAGGGGCTGTGCGCCCCGGTAACGGAGCGGGGTTGACCCCTCTACAGGTGGGCAGCACATCTGGGGCTCTGGGGCCGGTGAACCTGCCCGATGGGGGCAGATACGACGACAGGCCGTCGGTGGAGGCTGTGCTGAGCGCCTCCGACGGAGACTCGGACTCCGGGGACGACGAGGAGAGTCCCGCGCTGGACAGGAGAGGGGTGAAGCGGGAGAGGAGCGAGATGGAGGTCGGTGTGTCCTCGGGATCTCACGCGGGACTGTCTGCGGGATACGGGGGGGTTTCCTCCGGGGTGGCTGGGGCGAAACCGGGCAAGAAAACACGAGGACGGGTGAAGATTAAGATGGAGTTCATTGACAACAAGCTGAGGAGATACACGACCTTCAGCAAGAGAAAGACTGGCATCATGAAGAAG GCTTATGAACTATCCACCTTAACGGGGACACAAGTTTTGCTCCTGGTTGCCAGCGAGACGGGCCACGTCTACACGTTTGCCACGCGGAAACTTCAGCCCATGATCACCAGTGAAACAGGTAAAGCCCTGATCCAGACCTGCCTGAATTCCCCTGACTCTCCACCGCGTACGGATCCTTCCACAGACCAGCGGATGAGTGCCACGGGATTCGAGGAGACCGACCTCACCTACCAGGTCTCAGAGGCTGACGGGCTCACAGAGCCTAAG GAAATGCTCAAGCCGTCGTTCACCAGCACCAACAGCACGACCACACAGTCGTCGgcctcttcctctccctcctcGTCCTCTGTGTCCATGCACACTCAGAGCGGCGCCACCTGCTGGCCGGTGACTGCAGGGATGAACGCTCAGAGCGGCTCCAGTGCAAACGGGACGGTGCTCAAAGGCTCTCCCGGCGGAGTCATGCAGCTGCCCAGCGGATTCACGCTCATGCCAG GTGGTGCGATGCCTCAACAGTTACAGGCCATCCAGGTTCACCCCAGTCCTCAGAGCAGTGACAGCAGTCCTGAGATCATCCAGACCTCCACCAGCTCCACTG CCAGCCACACCGCTACCATAGTCACGTCCTCAGTGCCTTCTTCAGTGGCAGGTCACATGATGTACCCCGGAGCACACGTCATGTACGCTACGTCCTCCTCCGCCCTTGCTGACGGGGGTCTGACTGTGCTCAACACCTTCCCACAAGCCCCTGGCGCCATGCACGTGTCCCACACTCAAGGCCAAGACTCAG GTGCAGTTCCTCAGATGTTTCTCACAGGTCCTCCTGGAACTGTACAGATCCCCGTTTCAGCCGTTCCTCTTCATTCG
- the LOC132131173 gene encoding serum response factor-like isoform X3, whose amino-acid sequence MLGGNGTARGAVRPGNGAGLTPLQVGSTSGALGPVNLPDGGRYDDRPSVEAVLSASDGDSDSGDDEESPALDRRGVKRERSEMEVGVSSGSHAGLSAGYGGVSSGVAGAKPGKKTRGRVKIKMEFIDNKLRRYTTFSKRKTGIMKKAYELSTLTGTQVLLLVASETGHVYTFATRKLQPMITSETGKALIQTCLNSPDSPPRTDPSTDQRMSATGFEETDLTYQVSEADGLTEPKEMLKPSFTSTNSTTTQSSASSSPSSSSVSMHTQSGATCWPVTAGMNAQSGSSANGTVLKGSPGGVMQLPSGFTLMPASHTATIVTSSVPSSVAGHMMYPGAHVMYATSSSALADGGLTVLNTFPQAPGAMHVSHTQGQDSGAVPQMFLTGPPGTVQIPVSAVPLHSMLINQQPSGSTLTELRVVNLDNPKGD is encoded by the exons ATGTTAGGGGGAAACGGGACGGCCAGAGGGGCTGTGCGCCCCGGTAACGGAGCGGGGTTGACCCCTCTACAGGTGGGCAGCACATCTGGGGCTCTGGGGCCGGTGAACCTGCCCGATGGGGGCAGATACGACGACAGGCCGTCGGTGGAGGCTGTGCTGAGCGCCTCCGACGGAGACTCGGACTCCGGGGACGACGAGGAGAGTCCCGCGCTGGACAGGAGAGGGGTGAAGCGGGAGAGGAGCGAGATGGAGGTCGGTGTGTCCTCGGGATCTCACGCGGGACTGTCTGCGGGATACGGGGGGGTTTCCTCCGGGGTGGCTGGGGCGAAACCGGGCAAGAAAACACGAGGACGGGTGAAGATTAAGATGGAGTTCATTGACAACAAGCTGAGGAGATACACGACCTTCAGCAAGAGAAAGACTGGCATCATGAAGAAG GCTTATGAACTATCCACCTTAACGGGGACACAAGTTTTGCTCCTGGTTGCCAGCGAGACGGGCCACGTCTACACGTTTGCCACGCGGAAACTTCAGCCCATGATCACCAGTGAAACAGGTAAAGCCCTGATCCAGACCTGCCTGAATTCCCCTGACTCTCCACCGCGTACGGATCCTTCCACAGACCAGCGGATGAGTGCCACGGGATTCGAGGAGACCGACCTCACCTACCAGGTCTCAGAGGCTGACGGGCTCACAGAGCCTAAG GAAATGCTCAAGCCGTCGTTCACCAGCACCAACAGCACGACCACACAGTCGTCGgcctcttcctctccctcctcGTCCTCTGTGTCCATGCACACTCAGAGCGGCGCCACCTGCTGGCCGGTGACTGCAGGGATGAACGCTCAGAGCGGCTCCAGTGCAAACGGGACGGTGCTCAAAGGCTCTCCCGGCGGAGTCATGCAGCTGCCCAGCGGATTCACGCTCATGCCAG CCAGCCACACCGCTACCATAGTCACGTCCTCAGTGCCTTCTTCAGTGGCAGGTCACATGATGTACCCCGGAGCACACGTCATGTACGCTACGTCCTCCTCCGCCCTTGCTGACGGGGGTCTGACTGTGCTCAACACCTTCCCACAAGCCCCTGGCGCCATGCACGTGTCCCACACTCAAGGCCAAGACTCAG GTGCAGTTCCTCAGATGTTTCTCACAGGTCCTCCTGGAACTGTACAGATCCCCGTTTCAGCCGTTCCTCTTCATTCG
- the LOC132131219 gene encoding EGF-containing fibulin-like extracellular matrix protein 1: protein MLGICLCLSVAVHLAVSQEAEAQDPVTYTCTEGYEFDYEKQSCKDIDECKTVQEACKGGMKCVNHFGGYLCLPHNARIIISNGDDEPTTAPPVERVDVQPGLPPISRGDYSRVIQSSSHTLQCGVGFMPDSQNYCRDVNECLTANPCQHQCYNLIGSFLCQCEAGYELASDSVSCQDINECEFSNYMCQFQCVNQPGGHHCVCPDGYQLQGTRMCQDINECETTHNCREDEMCWNYYGGFRCYPRNPCREPYVKTGEGRCRCQSPNICRGLPPVIVYKYMSIFSERSVPADIFQIQATSVYPNMVNTFTIKSGNEGGEFYLRRSSNVSAMLVMTKPLSGPREHVLDLEMVTQSNVLSYRSSSLLRLTIVVGPYPF from the exons ATGTTGGGGATCTGCTTGTGTTTGAGTGTCGCCGTCCACTTGGCCGTGTCTCAGGAAGCCGAAGCTCAGGATCCTGTCACATATACG TGCACTGAAGGTTATGAATTTGACTATGAAAAACAAAGCTGTAAAG ATATAGATGAGTGCAAGACAGTGCAGGAAGCCTGCAAAGGGGGCATGAAATGCGTCAACCATTTTGGTGGTTACCTCTGCCTTCCCCACAACGCTCGGATAATCATCAGTAATGGCGACGATGAGCCCACTACCGCCCCGCCCGTTGAAAGGGTAGATGTTCAGCCCGGCTTACCCCCCATCTCCAGGGGAGATTACTCAAGAGTCATTCAAAGCTCATCACACACACTCCAGTGTGGCGTGGGTTTCATGCCAGACTCTCAGAACTACTGCAGAG atgtgAATGAATGTCTAACCGCAAACCCCTGCCAACATCAGTGCTACAATCTGATTGGCTCTTTCCTCTGCCAATGTGAAGCCGGATATGAACTGGCTTCAGACTCAGTCTCctgccaag ATATTAATGAGTGTGAATTCTCAAACTACATGTGTCAGTTCCAGTGTGTGAATCAGCCCGGTGGACACCACTGTGTGTGTCCTGACGGATACCAGCTCCAAGGGACGCGGATGTGCCAAG ATATAAATGAGTGTGAAACAACACACAACTGCAGAGAAGATGAAATGTGTTGGAATTACTATGGAGGATTCCGTTGCTATCCCAGAAACCCCTGCCGCGAGCCTTACGTCAAAACAGGCGAAGG GCGCTGTAGGTGCCAGTCACCAAATATTTGCAGAGGACTGCCGCCTGTCATTGTCTACAAGTACATGAGTATCTTTTCCGAACGCTCAGTGCCTGCGGATATCTTCCAGATTCAAGCTACCAGTGTTTATCCCAACATGGTAAACACCTTCACTATCAAATCCGGCAATGAGGGAGGAGAATTCTACCTGAGG CGCTCCAGTAATGTAAGCGCCATGTTGGTGATGACCAAACCCTTATCTGGACCTAGAGAACATGTTCTGGACCTGGAGATGGTCACCCAGAGTAATGTCTTGAGCTACCGTTCCAGCTCACTGCTGAGACTCACCATTGTTGTGGGTCCATACCCTTTCTAA
- the LOC132131173 gene encoding serum response factor-like isoform X1 produces the protein MLGGNGTARGAVRPGNGAGLTPLQVGSTSGALGPVNLPDGGRYDDRPSVEAVLSASDGDSDSGDDEESPALDRRGVKRERSEMEVGVSSGSHAGLSAGYGGVSSGVAGAKPGKKTRGRVKIKMEFIDNKLRRYTTFSKRKTGIMKKAYELSTLTGTQVLLLVASETGHVYTFATRKLQPMITSETGKALIQTCLNSPDSPPRTDPSTDQRMSATGFEETDLTYQVSEADGLTEPKEMLKPSFTSTNSTTTQSSASSSPSSSSVSMHTQSGATCWPVTAGMNAQSGSSANGTVLKGSPGGVMQLPSGFTLMPGTALPPGTHTVPLSQLQTHSLAIQTHNSTVPAHTQATLFRLPAAVSLTGGAMPQQLQAIQVHPSPQSSDSSPEIIQTSTSSTASHTATIVTSSVPSSVAGHMMYPGAHVMYATSSSALADGGLTVLNTFPQAPGAMHVSHTQGQDSGAVPQMFLTGPPGTVQIPVSAVPLHSMLINQQPSGSTLTELRVVNLDNPKGD, from the exons ATGTTAGGGGGAAACGGGACGGCCAGAGGGGCTGTGCGCCCCGGTAACGGAGCGGGGTTGACCCCTCTACAGGTGGGCAGCACATCTGGGGCTCTGGGGCCGGTGAACCTGCCCGATGGGGGCAGATACGACGACAGGCCGTCGGTGGAGGCTGTGCTGAGCGCCTCCGACGGAGACTCGGACTCCGGGGACGACGAGGAGAGTCCCGCGCTGGACAGGAGAGGGGTGAAGCGGGAGAGGAGCGAGATGGAGGTCGGTGTGTCCTCGGGATCTCACGCGGGACTGTCTGCGGGATACGGGGGGGTTTCCTCCGGGGTGGCTGGGGCGAAACCGGGCAAGAAAACACGAGGACGGGTGAAGATTAAGATGGAGTTCATTGACAACAAGCTGAGGAGATACACGACCTTCAGCAAGAGAAAGACTGGCATCATGAAGAAG GCTTATGAACTATCCACCTTAACGGGGACACAAGTTTTGCTCCTGGTTGCCAGCGAGACGGGCCACGTCTACACGTTTGCCACGCGGAAACTTCAGCCCATGATCACCAGTGAAACAGGTAAAGCCCTGATCCAGACCTGCCTGAATTCCCCTGACTCTCCACCGCGTACGGATCCTTCCACAGACCAGCGGATGAGTGCCACGGGATTCGAGGAGACCGACCTCACCTACCAGGTCTCAGAGGCTGACGGGCTCACAGAGCCTAAG GAAATGCTCAAGCCGTCGTTCACCAGCACCAACAGCACGACCACACAGTCGTCGgcctcttcctctccctcctcGTCCTCTGTGTCCATGCACACTCAGAGCGGCGCCACCTGCTGGCCGGTGACTGCAGGGATGAACGCTCAGAGCGGCTCCAGTGCAAACGGGACGGTGCTCAAAGGCTCTCCCGGCGGAGTCATGCAGCTGCCCAGCGGATTCACGCTCATGCCAG GCACTGCTCTTCCTCCTGGCACACACACTGTTCCTCTCAGTCAGCTGCAGACACACTCTCTGGCCATACAGACGCACAACAGCACCGTCCCCGCACACACACAGGCCACGCTCTTCCGCCTGCCGGCCGCCGTCTCGCTCACAG GTGGTGCGATGCCTCAACAGTTACAGGCCATCCAGGTTCACCCCAGTCCTCAGAGCAGTGACAGCAGTCCTGAGATCATCCAGACCTCCACCAGCTCCACTG CCAGCCACACCGCTACCATAGTCACGTCCTCAGTGCCTTCTTCAGTGGCAGGTCACATGATGTACCCCGGAGCACACGTCATGTACGCTACGTCCTCCTCCGCCCTTGCTGACGGGGGTCTGACTGTGCTCAACACCTTCCCACAAGCCCCTGGCGCCATGCACGTGTCCCACACTCAAGGCCAAGACTCAG GTGCAGTTCCTCAGATGTTTCTCACAGGTCCTCCTGGAACTGTACAGATCCCCGTTTCAGCCGTTCCTCTTCATTCG